From the Bubalus kerabau isolate K-KA32 ecotype Philippines breed swamp buffalo unplaced genomic scaffold, PCC_UOA_SB_1v2 scaffold_40, whole genome shotgun sequence genome, the window cgcaggttcaatggctggttggggagctaagatcccacagaccacGTGGCAACCGCGACAAAGGAATCCCGCATGACGCAGCTAAGCTAAGGCCTGACACAGTCAAATCAATAAGTTTAGTTCAGGATCTTTTACATAAAGTGATAGAAAAGACTGAATCAACTAAAAGCAAGTATTCTCATATTCCAACTCCagccttctctcttttcatttgctttgaaaaatggCTGAGAACCTCCACCAGAGCAGCTCAGTGGGCAACACTCTGGTTCAGGTTCGGTGAAAACCTGTCCCAGCTGCACCAGTGCCCTAAAGATAAGGCCCAGAACCTTCCCTGAGGTTGGCGTTTGGGCAACGATTGTCTGAGAGAGACCAATGGTCACTACAAGTTCTGTGGCATGTTTTCCCCCCACAAAACCCAAGATGAAACACACACCTCACTAGAGACCACACAgtgtggtcccctcacttcacccTGACCTGTGGGCTGGCCCTGAGGTGGGATAGTTTTGTCTCAGGTTTGAATTTGGCATGTGAAACCTGCGCCAGTTTCCTGAGTGACCACTGAACTGCAAAAAGCTATAAGCAGTTTCACTTCTCCCGGGACCTGGCCTCCTTGTATCTAGAAGATCAGTCGGGGAAGGAGGAGATTGTCTGCGTACAAGTTGATGTTAAAAGTTGTCATCCAGCCTCGTGCTGGCACTTCACTCTGGGCGCGAGGTCCGCCACTCATCCCGAGGTGCTTTATGCTTTCAGACAGAAGAGTAGCCATCCCACAGTCCATGCAACGTCCGTTAAGAATGGACACTAAAGCTGTttgtatctttttcagaattctctcCTATGGGAAGCtgaaaatgctaaaaagcaattagaagaaatgcaaaacaacaaGCTACATAAATCTCTAAATCGTTTAGAAATTTGCTAAGAGCTGAATTGAGCTGGGTTCGTTGTTCCAGTCACTAAAGATGCTTAGCAGATGTCgagttacattttccttatggctaatccactgctgtaacacgtatagcatttctggctttgaacactgaatgtgtttgcattgtagatggatttagagtgtgtggctaaattctgtttgtgtgtggttcagaattctgagtagtcctttctgggtTCACCCgaaagctgagacaaagcgtgagcctTTCACGTGGACTGTGCTGTCCGTTAGAAAGATAATATGAGCCACATATGCAATCTAAACTTTCTTAAAAACCAACAGGCTATTTGACGTCCTTTTTTCACTACGAGTCTTGAAATCCTGTGTGATTTCCTCATCGAGGTTTGCaccagcctgtctcacgtgctcaggggctgcacgaggcgagtgactgccgtggccgacagcacagagctgccAGGTTGAGTCAAGTGACTCAGaaacttggcccgtttgacttgttttaccccgtGAAGAAGGGgggtgtagaggaatgaatgtgaggaatgcccaggaatgcaggtgagctccatggatacagtttaaagcaatgagaggagtgagggcaatagagtgagtcctGCCCCCCTACCCGAACCCCCGCcccaagtccagcttctctctacagacttcatcatTGTTAATGGCTTGCCGTGTTTCCTCCAGAagcttttctacacctgagatggaacttcttattcattatggtttatagGGTTTACTATTGTTCTGAGTGCTTCTATTTGCTATGGGACACTTAGAGAATATTTTCTCACAATGAAAATATTTGGAGTTGATAACTACTCctgtaacctgttctgcacattttggtgcaagtcattttacatccagaaagcaagcagtgcaggctgtgtcatttgctgtttcatAGGACCAgcctggaaaccctgagagccgaACTGGACCAGACGAGGCTacgaggggctcccttccaccatgGGTAGGCCGCTCCCCCaagcagctcccctcagcgctgtcaagtgtgacaagggcctgtctggtgtgtggacagtatgactgggtattgctcatggtcgcacctcaaggagcctgtagcttcgtggccagcgagagaGAATAGACAAACAttgttccttagggtcaaacatggtaccacggagtggtagtcacaggattgacaacactcaaaagcacaggcagaggtttggagctgggggtggggggggcgacAAGTTGATATTTGagcgtattcatttgaggggcctgacagactgtgacagtGCTATTTCttaagagtcgcagaaggttaataaCCTGTAGTCTTTTTTACGTGAATGGAGACTGAGACATGACTTGTCCTTGACtacggtgggaggaatcacctggcttgtgaatgaggcaaGCAGATCAAAGTGTAACACAACTGGGCGCAGatttctcaagcctagttcttctaaAGCAGAGTTACACCATATGtatgaaacgctcaaaccaggaccagaacttgctgctggtacAACTCCTGTGCGCCAGTTCAAAATCcatttcaggtccctccctggtcattaagtaaccaatgtgggcaaagtcctaacattaaaagtgaaaggtcttaAAAACGCTTTTCCCAGAATTCTGTATGTATTAAACTCTGCcacctaatctcctgttgccaaagagtagtgtgaatagcttatacaaacctgtgcaaatatttctgttttgagttctcacacagaattactcacaccaagctactaaaCAAGGACACttgctgtaccacatgttggaggggttctctctgagatggtctcacgggggaggggtgggcagggtgggcgctgtctgtctgtgcacagaggagaggcgaggctcacaggaagaggcctgaacccccagcactcttctgttttcacagtgaccgttataggtagtttctcataaatcatgacacccgcagacacgaccgccagaaacatcatGATTCCacatggtcacacagctcgggcctgaggatctgagggtgAGCAAATGCCACTTGACTTGTCTggccgccggtatcactgtcacacatcccttcaaggagcggaacctcagaaaactagagaagatggccaggcaagctgcctcagcagagcccacacagcatgctcccatctctccgagagaacgggctccacagacgtcaccagactcgcctgagtgaatcagaaggaaatttcagcatcatcaggaacacatttGACAGGGAGTtgcagaggggtgggggtgggggtgggggaggatgaaccgggagactcaggttgacatatatacagcaccgatactacacataaagtcaacgagtaaggacctagtgcatagcacagggaaatctactcagtgctctgtggtgaagtaaatgggcaggaaatctaaaagagagggagatacgtagatagatagatagatagatagatagatagatgactgattcactttgctgtacagcagaaattgacacagcagtgtaaagcaactatacgccaataaatgaatgaatggatgaatgaatttttagaaaaggaacacactGGGCACCCTAGAACTTGTAGAaatgaggagtccacacccagggtgcagcacagcgctAGGGCTGCCCTAATGTTGGttcactgccaacggactgcctggaccaggcctcttctaccccagagatctCAACGCAGAggcggggaggcagccagttgcggtctcgCCAGAGCTCTGCTCTTGCTCACGCAGCCatgccaaggctgagatcacTGGGGaacaagggacccacagtccacctcaggacaacagacacagctgccGTCAGTTACTTCGTGAACATCCTGCTGCAGTTTCCTGTTCACGTCCtcggacttgaggaggtccttcctggccgtgtccaggtcctccttcagctctgtcacatgggcaaagagggctgccaggcgctcctccatctggCTCTGCTCCTGCTTGTCTATGACTTCCTGGAGGTTGATCACCTTAGCCAGGTCCTCCTCGTGGCTTagagggtctctaagggggaaaggaagccttagacaGCCTTGTTTTGAGAGGGAGGGACCACAGCACTTCCGGgcaatcggtgaggtcaaaactgccttctgcgctctgggagctcacaagACCCTCACAgccactcagacctacatggtaTGTTGGTGAGAGGTCCCGACAGCCccacacagactggatggtaagacaaGAACCAGACAGAGGgtgagaccaaggacttgcctttccattggcgcttggcatgttttcttgctcatgatttACATCTAGCACCCTGTGCGTTAGTagcttttcctggttattctcctctttaagaatcatctgctaaaaccaaaaagTTGAATTAGagtaaagaaataagtaaagacagcaaaacacCTGGAAATATTCAAGTCTAAACTGAAAATgcaacatataaagaaaatacatggtgatgctatccatcccgaataccaccaggtgattagagtcagaatttgtcttctgcTGGACAAagggggtacttaagagatcctgcagctctgagccacaagtctagtttactagtcattaaaataacccaGGTGGGCAGGTTCTCAATCAGAacgataaataacatctgatgcccaccactacagctttcattcttttttaaaatcaaaggattcaaatgacaaacccttcacggaaattacacaaagactgatcaaacttacctctttatgtgtggcacctaattcttcttctaacAAACTACACCTTTCGAGTGCTACTTGTAATCAcgctctcaactcaaataaaaggggccaaGTCACcttgtgttgatgtgtgtatatacgttagtacacttcttagtgtatactcaccctaatacatagatactgtcacagaatacctttaatgtctctcattgatcttaacgtcaagagaatctgcttgttaacagctttaaattctaaatttgagagaacaaaatgttatcctaaattaattctattacccagtttttaactgcaagttgatatacagaatataataaatcttgagacattcatgccaacgaatactttttaactgggggtttcccaggtggctcagtggtaaagaatccgcttgccaatacaagagggcaggttcgatctctgggtcgggaagattgcctggagtggaagatggacacccactccagtattcacgcctgggaagccccatgaagagaggagcgtggtgggctacagtccacagcgtcacaaagatttggacatgactgagcatgtacacaggcaatgctttttaactatataaaactctgacttcttacagaaaaaaatatatatacaagaattcaagaagctcaaaagtcaagtagttacataaatacatgcatcatccacctaacaagacagcaagtgtacaaatccaggatggttgggtggctggtaccttctcgtccagggtcttgtggtgctcaaacagcaattttggtgccctgagcacctccacgtcGCTGGTAATGCTGGCTAGCTTGCTGCTATTTGCGCCTGCTGCATGCCCACCGTCATCTGGAGGGACGGCACATACCAGGAAACCAGGCActccaggagctccagcagcagctgcgccTGCTGCTTGCCCACCGTCATCTGGAGGGACGGCACATACCAGGAAACCAGGCactccaggtgctccagcagcagctgcagggcagggccaaaggagcaccatcaacctcatgcttgattCAGGGCCAATAACTCCTCTCAGACTCACCCTATAGCGGAAAGCATACTAAGGCACATCGGAATCCCGCCAGTTCAAGctaaagttagagtggactttcccaggggcccagtagttaagactccacacttctgcaggggtcattggttttaatccctgatcagggaactaagatcccacacaaagtgtagcatggacaaaaatgtaagttaagagaactcccccctcaaatgttctaaaattacattagctctcatcataaatttgaagcaaGGTATGAGAAtcccgaactgatccaccctggtctgctcagtgggaaggtatgaaaaatgacttgaaaatcagacagagtttaaagacacCAAAACGGAGGCCAGTGGTGACCccccgtggggcaaatgtcaacacttgAGAATCCCCTTACTGACCCTGGTATTGCTTCTTTCCACTCTAAGCTCAGTGATTTCTTCTTAATCTttcaagaagctgctccctgcatatttttagttcttcagtagcagttggaaactcctagaaaacagttaaatgagaaactaaatgcaaacataaattaaaaatgagagcgagactgtgaagactgaccctgtcaagtctctccaggctccacacaaaggatctccttgcccctccacagAAGAGGCGGTCCACTGACCCCacgaccacacagaccaccacaactcagaccagccttcggcctccacctcgacctggcaggcacgtggcaaGGGAgcacctggaatccaagcctgccttctcaagacccagggagggctgagaagctttccaaaacataaatctaacaacaaagtggataaagaggttcttaaatgacacacagaccaatgacctagagccactggggagagtgaagaataaagggaaggtctacagggccaccaagctttggagtgttcctctgggagaaaggcggatggcacctcagggccatctgttagcctgactccactgaagccacccagtcattcaatcaagtggttaaaatgttaaatttatgttatatgtattttaccataatttGCGTGCACATGGGGCCCTCCACATGGTGAACtttctcaaactgaaccacatggAATCTTtcgttctatttttctttgcagaaataaaaaaatcctgggctacgtatcccctactacatactgagtgtccagcacccagaacagtgcccagcacttgtaagaggcatgtagtagacatgtgtagctatgagggtgtatgtcatacatgtaagcagtaggtacccatcattaaaatactggacacactggtctgtgctttgtaagatgggagacattaacagGCTTAggctttctgcttcaaggactgactctcgagctcgatcctcatgcccagagactcctccagccagtgtatcctttctttggaagaagggagacgttaaggggcttagcctttctgcttcaaggactgactttaTAGCttagtccacgtgccccagtgactcctccagccagtgtttcccttcttgtggggccccccgcccatcctccacgtggcacctgcacaacctcttacaaggtaatcctgctggggtcgatcctgcccactaaggccaaagcgccctggccggcagggcccacaaccatgctaacaaaatgaaacacaaccccaacgCTTCGCTGGGTGAGGCCCAATCTGACGGGCCCAGCccccggctgctctcacctcaggccacTCTGCTTCCAGGACTTGGGCCGAGGCCAAGTTCTTCCTGGTCTTGgtctttgccttggggttgcaacaCTGAAAAAGTGCCCACAGGCGGGACCTTCTGTTACACAGCCTCGCGGATGGGGGCAGCCCCCCacttcaggacctgccgagaaggggggCGCCCTATGGGGCAGCCCAGGCTTCCAGACcgagacgctggaaagctcctccctggggtggtggtggaaggtgggtgaaggctgctgagactgagcttacaaggacaccgccccctccccagcctcaagtccctcaggccctaagtgaacagacagctctgttcCCACTGGACGTGTgtgtcagaggaaactctggagaaggcagcatcactcagaacctctagggttttccaaacataatgtccaacatgcaaccaaagaagcaaaaaagggtgtaacaacaaacaggaccaagagaaaaagagctgaaccagatccagaggtatcagatgtatatcagcatatcagaagtgtgctagaggtatcagatgcaaatgtcacctgttcaaaaatatacttgacaaaaggaaaaatttctgagaatcaaaaccaactctagaactttacaataacagtgactgaatttaagaactcagtctctgggcttaacatcaaattggacgtagctgaagagaggatcagtgaactgaaggattggtcaggtaaaaatatatataagagagagagaaaaaaaggatagaatataTTGAAGGAGCCCCTTGTTAAACTACgttgttaaaaagtataaatggggactctcatggtggagaaaagacagaaaggggaataagaaatgcctccaggggttgaaactaaagagcctcttaatgaaagtgaaagaggagagtgaaaaagctggcataaaactcaacattcaaaaaatgaaaatcatggcatccggccccatcacttcatggcaaataaatggagaaacaatggaaacagtgacagactttattttcttgggctccaaaattactgcagatggtgaaattaagagatgcttgcttcttggaaggaaacctatgacaaacctagacagcatattaaaaagcagagacattactttgccgacaaaggttcactgagtcaaagctatggtttttccagtagtcaggtatggacgTAAGAGTtgccccatgaagaaggctgaatgccgaagaatcaatgcttctgaactggggagttggagaagactcttgagagccccttggactgccaggagagccaacaagtcactcctaaagcaaatcagacctgaatattcactgcaaagaccgatgccgaagctccaatactttggccacctgatgcgaagaactgactcattggaaaagaacctgatgctggggaaggctgagggcaggaggagaaggggacaacagaggatgagatggttggatggcatcaccgacttgatggtcatgagcctgagcaaactccggagttggtgatggacagagaagcctggtgtgctgcagtccatggggtcgcaacggggcagatactgagcgactgaactggctgacagggacagtggcaagatttGGTTCAAGACTCAGACCActgactcaaaaatgaaaatcacccattggtttcagcagctctgtgggtgcctaAGGCTAGAAGAACATGTTCAAGTGCTCAGAGGAAAAATGGTGTGGCTTTTAATGGCAGagcaacactgagagctgactttccaagagcaaggaagtcagaaaataatggactggcatctgtaaaatgctgaaaaacaaataaccaccaacctggaattctatacccaagaaaaacactctttgaaaatgaaagcaaaataaagacttttagggcaaatggaaatgagacaactcatcacccacacacatgcactaaaaaaatattaaggcagtgctttggggaaaaaaaaaaagtagtctctgatggaaatataaaaaacaagtagagaccaacaatgaggtaactgtgagggtaaatactaactttacaaaacaatgatgttaacgccaaatatatatctaacagttcaaagtgtaacagtgacaaggaggaaacagtcgtgtcagggaggcagtaaaagtactaagttagacttcaatgtaaaacacacgctgtgtctctgaatgtgcacccaacaatctgacagaggagcacagaactagagaaacatttcaaacttctaaaagaaggcaagagcaaagaacacagactaggtgggacaaacagaaaacacacagcaacatggtgtctacacactgaatatcaacattataaacagagcaaatactctcattaaaagataaagtgtcaaactgattccaatgaaaactacacactattcacagagctacatgttaagatggaatatcttttagacaggtgaacctaaaagatacccaggccaacaaggacagaaaaccgatgtggcaatatcactgtcaaatagtctcTAAAAAAGAAGCATTTCTAGCGATAAAAAGAagcatctcatactgatacaagttcagtctagcaagaagatgaggattctaaatttgaatgtacctaataacataacttcaaaatatcaatacataaaaaccaacagaaatagaaaaggagtaacagccgagttcataatcccagtgggagatgttaaagacacatctctcgtggaactgggccccctggtatgtagtcacctgcagccatgaagtacctgaaatgtggctgctcTACAATCAGATACGCTGCAGgcatgaaacacacactggattttaaagacttagcgtgaaaaaaagaacgtgaactgccgggagccggcgagagacattccactcgtgacaaaggtcatgaggaagggggctcggcatacgcaaaggcgggatcgagcctcgggagtgccccccaaaaaaccagagtctgcctactttattgctttgtgctctcacctctgactttactgggggctgtcccccaccaccatctcactctctctgtcaaagagttaacttacagctccaattaataaagttcctgggcaattaggagtgtttaaatccaaacccctcagatggctctctaactcgcctgacaagtttacccggacacctacagctatgcatacgattgtttacagtctcccagcctccagaggcacgggaagcttaagatattcaaatagcttagagcctctcagagaattagaaactgtcagaataaaactagtaaaagatttcattgatgagccaatgtttgttgccaagttttcacatcccctgaattgtatccttgaatgtgcattaattaatatagttggtatgtagaaaaaataagtagtggcctggtgttagtaactttagacccttaaggtactaaattctttcctttgtaaacccattacacatccaccctataggaacgtaatcttatcttcggaagatggcgccaaaccttaaaataactactcttagagaaaataagtctttgttgataagtgcttgtcaagagtcatgaaatgttaataggcctctggccagaagatgatgtaaatcacctaaaccatttgtatacgataaatctgcaggaaagaaaccctggtttttgataagcatcaaagactgctgattttgcatcccctattgtcctctatgtgtaacttagggtataaaagcccctgttgaaaataaagctatgggccttgctcaccaacgcttggtctccccatgtcattcttccctttaacttccagctgagtgtccatctggagcgtggatgtcctctgcgaccatttatttgcctgggcttctaagacccactcgagaaggtgtctaaggtggggcaccttccgctattcgagagggcgcctgtggcctccgtggtcagagctaacctggtgtcacgggttatattgattttccgcgtaaaccaagccactcagcttcttttctccactgaattttcctactgagctatcctcattctattcctctttattatctctaattaacatttgaataggtcgcctagccgtctctccttcgaataccctggatcagccggggctggaccccggcagtgaactatttcattaggttttatcatgttgatgacacacggaaatgataatatttggggtgtgttaaaataaaatatattacaggtaatttcacctacttctgcttttattcaacGTGGCTAccggaatctgaattacatgagtgacaagcctgatctgactgatacacatggaacattgcattcccactgatacatattcaAGAGCCCAAGGAACATATAACAGAAAGAATATGTATTGAGCCATTAGGAAAGcttgaattatttcaaaggactgaaataatgCAGAGTATATTTAGGGATTGCAATGGGCTGAcggtttatgggccctcaaacttcacccagcacgtggtgatgatctgaggaggcaggcactctgggaagggtcaggccaggagggaatgggctcctgtgctgcgaggacagggagaagcaggaggcagtctaggaaccaggaaacaggcctcaccagATGTGGCCcctgctggtgatcttgggactccccagcctcaggactacaagaaacaactttctgttgtttatcagctagtctatggGATTTATAACAGTAACCCCAAAAGCCTATGACGGGGCTCTTCAtggaattaagctagaaatcaaaaaaggaTCACTGGAAAAAGCTCCCCAAACATTGCGAAGTTAAATGACATACTgcttgaagaatttcatggataatgattttgaaaaacacaatgaaaattagaaaatacttttccataaaagataatgaaaatctggcttattcaaacctgtgggacacagcgaCTGTGTCTAGAGGGTAACTTAAAGCCTTAAACACAtacactggaaaagaaggaaggctaaaaatcaattaagcctctctcccaagaaaccagggaaaaaacatagcaaatgaaacacaacatagatggggaaaaaagggagcagaaaacaaggaaacagaaagcaaatatgaagttttttaaaaacaaagccaaaagtttgctctttgaaagaactgATAAACCCCTAGAGAGACTTattaagagaaagagacaaagctcaaatcaccagcatcaggggtttttaaaaggggagacaacacatcttgcagataagaaaaatattatgaaccacagttcacttactaaCTGGAGAGTCTGCTCGCCTCAATAACTTCC encodes:
- the LOC129640770 gene encoding liprin-alpha-1-like, giving the protein MEERLAALFAHVTELKEDLDTARKDLLKSEDVNRKLQQDVHEASLVTSVEPVLSERWEHAVWALLRQLAWPSSLVF